A segment of the Streptomyces sp. L2 genome:
GTGGAAGCGTGATCTGCGGCGGTCCCCGGCCCGCGTCCAGTGGGATCCGGAGCGGGACCTGCACCACAACCCCCTGCCGCACCGCTCGCTGCAGCTCGGTCTCGCCGGTGAGGCGACCGCCCGGTACGCCGACGAGTGGATCACCGGCATCGAGGACGTGACCCCGCTGGCCACGGAGATCCACGCGCTGGTGCGGGCCGGCGACCTGGACGGGGCGGCGCGGCTGCTGCCCGAGGAGCGGCCGTACCCGGTGCCGGACGAGGCCCTCGCACACCTGCGGGCGTAGGCTCCCGGTCCCGGGCGCGGTCCTGTGGGGCTACTCCACCTCGACGCCGTAGTCCCGCACGAGTTCCGCGAGGCCGCCCGCGTAGCCCTTGCCGCCGAGGACGAAGTCCCAGTCCCCGTTGGGCCTGCGGCGGAAGGACCCGAGGACCAGGGCGGTCTCGTGGGGCCGGCCGTCGGAGACGTCGAGCCGGCTCAGTTCGGTCATGCCCGGGTCGAGCAGCCGGATCTGGGCGTCGGTGAAGCCCGAGAGGTCGGCGTCCGGATCCACCTCCGGGTCGACGGCGGCCACGAGGACGAACCGGTCGGCCTCCGGGGGCAGCGCGTCGAAGGAGACACCCAGCGCGGCCCGGTCGGGCGCGGTGGCGGGCAGCGCGTGCACCGAGCCGTCCGGAGTCCCCGGGTTGTTGAAGAAGACGAAGTGGTCGTCGCTGAGGACACGGTTGCCGTGGCAGACGAGCGCGCACACGTCCAGGGCGACCCCACCGGTCCACAGCATGCCCAGGACGTTGTGGTCGGTGGGCAGCCGGGCGCCCGGACCCGGCGCTGACGGCGGTGCCGAGGGGTGGCTCCGCCCCTCGCCCAGGCGGCCGCGCAGCCCGTGCCGGTGCAGCAGGTCGACGAGTTCGGGGCCGGAGACGAGTTCCAGCGGCTTGCCGTTGGCGAACGTGTGCGAGCCGGGGCCGAAACCGGACGTCGTGACGAGGACGCCCTTGTTGGCGCCGGCGTGCTGCACGGTCCCGTACAGGTCACGCACGGCGGTGGGCGGCACGGTGTTGCGGTAGCGCTTCACCTGCACGACGATCTCGCCGCCACGGATCGGTGCCGGGTCCAGCGCCTTCACGTCCACCCCGCCGTCGTTGGAGCGCGTGGTCGTCACCGCCCGCATCCCCATGGCCTCGAAGAGCGCGGCGACGAGGTTCTCGAACGCGATCGGATCCATGTCGTACAGGTCCGGTTCCTCGTCGCCGCCATGGGCCGCGGCGCGGTTCCCGACGTCCTCGGGCCGTCTGCCCGGCCGTACGGCGGTGAGCTGGTCGGGACGGGCCGAGAGCTGCCCCCGCAGCGCGTCCGACAGACAGCCGGCCGCGTCCACCTGCGCGAGGTGCAGGTCACGGAACGAGGCACGCGACACCATGACGGTGGCCAGGACGATGTGGCCCGGCCGGCCCGTCGTGGGGTCATGACCGTCGACGAAGCCGTTCAGGGTCACCGACTCCAGCGCACCCGCGTCGTCGGCGGCGAAGAGTTCGTGCAGCACGAGGAGCACGCACTGGGCGAGCACCCCCCGGTACAGCGCCCGGCGCTGGCCGACGGGCCGAGCGGTCTCCTTGTCCTGGTCCAGCCCCGGCATGTAGCGAACGGACTTCACCTCGGGGACGACGTCGTACGCGGGCAGCTCCCAGTCCAGGACGAGCTGTCGCGCGGGCGCGTCGTAGGCCGCCGCCACCCGGCGCGGGAAGCCATCCGGCCACGCCGTCGACGCGTAGAGGGCGGCGGAGAAGTACTCGACCACGGAATCGGGGTCCCGGCGCCGCACGCCGTCGGTGATCGCGACGATACCGGCGTTGTGCCGCCGCACGTCGGCGAGCTGGGCGTCCGCCCACTGCTGGTACTCCCGCTGGTACGACGCCAGTTGCCGCTGGCGGTGGGCTTCCGCGGCCTGAGCGTCCTGCCAGTCCCGTTCGAACCGGGCCCGCGCCTCGGCCTGGGCCCGGCGGCCCACGCTCCAGCCGCTTTGGGTCTGGTAGCGCTGGAAGTCCGGCATGGGCACCGGCTGCGCCAACGGCCCCGGGGCGAACGGCTGGAGCTGCTCGGGCCGCATGAGGGCGGAGGCCCGGAAGGCCGGCGCTCGGCACCCCGAGGCGAGGAGCCCCTGCAGCGTGGCGACCCGCGCCTCCAGTTCCTCCGTGCGGCGCCGCGCCTCGGCCTGCCGGTAGTCGCGGTGGCTCTGGGCGGCTTGCCGCTGGTGAGCACGCGCTTGCTGTTCCTGCTGCCTTCGTCGCCGGGCTTCGGCCTCGATCTGGCGCTGCTGCTGCCGTTGCATCTCGGCCCAGACACCGACGAGACCGGACGAGCGACGACTCATGTGTTCCAGGCCCTCCCCAGGACGCCGGCAGCCGAAAGGCGCGGTGGCCGTCGCCTTGATCACCCCTTGGTTGTCCCCACAACCAGGCCCAACAGACCGACTCTACCCAGCAATCTCTGTCCCCGGCATCCACTCGCCCCCAGGGGTAGGCTCTCGATCTTGGGCGCGCGGTTCCCGGAGCAAGGAGGAGAGATGACACGTCCCGTCACCGTCGTCACGGGCGGCAGCCGGGGGATCGGCGCGGCGACCTGCCGGCGGCTCGCCGCGGACGGGCACGACCTCGTCCTCGGATACGTCCGTGCCGCCGAGGCCGCGGAGTCGGTGGCCCGGCAGGTGCGCGAGGCGGGCGCCCGCTGTGAGACCGTCCACGGCGACACCTCCGTCGAGGCGGATGTGGAGCGACTGTTCGAGGTGGCCGAGACGCGACTCGGCCCGGTGACCGGGCTGGTCAACAACGCGGCCGTGACCGGACCGCTCGGGCGGCTGGCGGACACCTCCACCGACGTGCTGCGCCGGGTCGTGGACGTCAACCTGATGGGCACGCTGCTGTGTTCACGCCGGGCCGCGCGGTCGATGACCGAGGGCGGGGCGATCGTCAACGTGTCGTCCGGTGCGGCGACCCTTGGCAGCCCCGGCGAGTACGTCCACTACGCGGCCACCAAGGCCGCCGTCGACGCCCTGACCGTGGGCCTCGCCAAGGAGCTGGGCCCGGACGGCGTACGGGTCAACGCGGTCGCTCCGGGCGTCGTCGACACCGAGATGCACGCGGAGATGGGCGACCCGGACCGCGCCCACCGGATGGCCGCGGCCGTTCCGCTGCGCCGCCCAGGGCGGGCCGAGGAGATCGCGGCGGCCATCGCCTGGCTGCTGTCACCAGAGGCGTCGTACACCACGGGGGCGGTGCTGCGGGTGGCCGGCGGGCGCTGAGCACGCGCACCCGGGCCCGCCCGTCACGCCGCCTCCACCACCTCACCGCGGATGGCCTCCGCCCACTCGACGACCAGCAGTTCGTACTCCGCGCGCTCCGGCACCGACAGGGTGCCGCCGGCGCGCAGCCACAGGGCGCGGATCTGCTCGTTGACCTCGGCAGCGGACCGCACGGAACCACGGGAGAGCACATCGGGGGACATGCGGGCAAGCCTAGGGGCAAGCACTGACACTGCGCTACCGCGCGGCTACGCGGACGGTATGGGCTTGGTCACCGCCGAGGCCGCGCGCGACGCCCGGCGCGCCCGCGGCGGTGACGGCCGCCGCGCGGGTCGGCCCAGCCCAGGCGGCATATGCCGGGCGGGTCGGGCCGGTCCGCGGGGCGCGCGTCGCGGGCTCGCGGATGTCCGAAACAGCGCGGGCGGGCCAGGCGGTCGGGTGCCGGCGGTCAGGCGCCGACGGCCGGGCGCCGGCGGCCGGACGCCGGCGCTCAGGGTGCTGACGGTCAGGTGCAGGCCGGCGCGGTCACCGGCCCTGAGACGGTCCAGCCCGGTGCCTGGGGGTGGGCCGTCAGGTCCTCGTGACGCACGTTCTCGCCACAGGCCGAGCAGGTGACCGCCGGCATCAGCTCGTGCCCGCAGACGTGCTCGATCACCATGGGGCGGTCGGCCGCTGTGCGCAGATGGCGGTCGCCCCAGGCCATCAGCGTCATCAGCACCGGCTCCAGCTCCAGGCCGGCCCGCGTGGGCCGGTACTCGTAGCGCTGCGGCCGTTCGCTGTAGGCGCGCTTGGTGAGGATCCCGGCGTCGGTGAGTCGCCGCAGCCGGGTGGCCAGGACGTCGCGCGGAGCGCCGGTGTTGCGCACCAGTTGGTCGAAGCGGCCGTTGCCCAGGCACACCTCCCGCAGGACCAGCAGGGAGTACTTCTCGCCGACCAGCGCGAGGGCGTCGGCGATGGAGCAGGGGCGCGGGTCTTTCTGGGCGGCCATGACGGCCAGTCTAGGGGCGTGGGGAGGCCGTGTTCCGTAGTGGGTTTGATTTTCCAACTCACGGGGCTATGGTGAGTTTGGATTTCCTACTCACTGGTAGTCGCCGGCGACCTCACGCCGGCCGTCGCGGGAGGCCCGCCCCATGCGAGACGCAGTCGTCGTCGAAGCCGTACGCACCCCCATCGGCAAGGGAAAGCCGACCGGCTCCCTGGCCCACGTCCACCCCGTGCGGCTCCTCGCGCACGCCCTGCGCAGCCTCGTCGAGCGCTCAGGGGTCGATCCGGCCCTGATCGACGATGTCATCGGCGGCACCGTCGACCAGGTCGGCGAGCAGGCCATGAACACGACCCGCTACGCACTCCTTTCGGCAGGCTTCCCCGAGACCGTCCCGGCGACCACCGTGGACCGCCAGTGCGGCTCCTCCCAGCAGGCCGTGCACTTCGCCGCCCAGGGCGTCATGTCGGGGGCGTACGACCTCGTCGTGGCCTGCGGGGTGGAGTCGATGAGCCGGGTGCCGATGTGGTCCAACGTGACCCACGGCTCGGACCCGTTCGGGCCCGGCATCGCCGAGCGCTACCCCGAGGGACTCGTGCCGCAGGGCATCAGCGCCGAACTCATCGCCGCCAAGTGGTCCCTCACCCGCGCGCGGATGGACGAGTTCGCGGCGACCTCGCACCACAAGGCCGCCGCCGCGTGGGAGGCCGGCCTGTTCGACGCCCAGGTCGCGCCGCTGGACGGCGTCTCACGCGACGAGTGCGTACGGCCCGGCACCACCCCGGAGATCCTCGCCGGCCTCAAGCCCGCCTACCACGACCCCGGCTTCGCCGAGCGCTTCCCGCAGATCGAGTGGAACATCACCGCGGGCAACGCCAGCCCCGTCAACGACGGCGCCTCCGCCGTCCTGATCACCTCCAGCGACACCGCGGCCCGCCTCGGGCTGCGCCCGCTCGCCCGCCTGCACAGCTTCGCCGTCACCGGTTCCGACCCGCTGCTGATGCTCACCGGCGTCGTACCGGCCACCGAGAAAGTGCTGCGCCGCGCGGGACTGACCCTGGACGACATCGACCTGTTCGAGGTCAACGAGGCCTTCGCCGCCGTGGTCCTGGCCTGGCAGCAGGAGACCGGCGCCGACCTCGCCCGGCTCAACGTCCACGGCGGCGCCATCGCCCTCGGCCACCCCCTGGGCGCCAGCGGCACCCGGCTCACCACCACCCTGGTCCACGCGATGCGCGAACGCGGCGCCCGCTACGCCCTGCAGACAATGTGCGAGGCGGGAGGACTCGCCAACGCCCTGATCCTCGAAGGAGTCTGAGCCAGAGAAGCCCTAGAAGCCCTCGCCGGCCCGGCGAGTCCATAACGGCGGCCGGCCCGACGGGCCGTCAGCGGTCCCGCAGGTGGTGGCGCTTGCGCCAGGCCACCACCACGCCGGACAGCGCCGGTACGGCGATACAGGCCAGCGCGATCAGGAAGGCCGGCGAGGTCGGGGCCGAGGCGCGGGCCCCGGCGACCGCGTACGCGGCGGTGTTCGGGATCGAGCCGAGCCCCGTGGCCACCAGGAACGGCAGCCAGCCCATCCGGGAGACCGCCGCACAGTAGTTGGCCGCGCAGAACGGCACCCCCGGGAACAGCCGGACCGCCAGCATGGAGCGGAAACCGTGCCGGCTGAGCTGCCCGTCGGCCGCCCGCAGCCAGCGCCCGCGCAGCAGCGGGCGCAGCGCGTCCTGCCCGAGCACCCGGCCCAGACCGAACGCCACACCCGCGCCGAGTACAGTGCCCGCCAGCGCGGTTCCCAGCCCGAGCTGTGAGCCGAACAACGCGCCCGCCGCCAGGTTCAGCAGCGGTCTCGGCACGAACGCCACCGTGCACAGCCCGTACGCCACCGCGAACACCAGCGCCGCCGCGGCACCGCTGAGCTGCGGCGGCCAGCCGTGCGTCAGCAGCCGCTGCGGCTCGAACAGCAGCACGCACACGCCGGCGCCCGCGAGGAGCGTCAGCAGCAGCGTCAGCCGGGCGTACGGCGACATGAGCGCGCGCGTGCAGCGCACGGCCAGGGCCGGTGGGAGTGCGCCGGCCGGCTGCGTGGCGGTGGCCCGGGGAGAGGCCGTGGCGGTGCCCCCAGAGCGGTTGGGTGCATCGAGCATTCGGTGACATTAACCGACGAACGTGTGTGATCGCCGTATGGTCGTCCCATGACCGTCACCGGGGCGGCCCCGCCGACCGTGCCGCACAGCGTGCTCGCCGACACCGTCGTACCGAGGGTGGCCGACGTGTACGCCGCCGCCGCGGACCCCGGGCGGGCCGGGGCCATGCGCGCCTACATGAAGGACGTCGCCCCCTTCCTGGGCATCCCCACGCCCGCCCGCCGGGCCCTGACCCGCACGGTGCTGGCCGGCACCCCGCGTCCCGGCGAGGCCGACTGCACGGCGATCGCCCTGCGCTGCTGGGCACTGCCCGAGCGCGAGTACCACTACTTCGCCGTCGACTACCTGCGCCGCCATGTGCCCCGCTGCTCCTCGGACTTCCTGCCCGTGGCCAGGCACCTCGTCACCACCGTGCCCTGGTGGGACACCGTCGACCTGCTCGCCGCCCATGTCGTCGGCCCGCTCGTCACGGCCGACCCGGCGCTCGCCGCCGTCATGGACACCTGGATCACCGACGACGACCTGTGGCTCGTGCGCACGGCCCTGCTGCACCAGCTCCGCCACAAGCAACGCACCGACACCGAGCGGCTGTTCGCCTACTGCCTGCTGCAGTCCGGGCACCCCGACTTCTTCGTCCGCAAGGCCATCGGCTGGTCCTTGCGCGAGTACGCCAAGAGCGACCCGGAGGCGGTACGGGGGTTCCTGGCGCGGGAGCGTGGCCGGTTCGCGCCGCTGACGGTCCGCGAGGCGCTGAAGAACATCGGCGCCTGAACACCCTCTTCGGGGCGCGGAGACCGGTGACGCGGAGATCGGTGGCGCGGAGATCGGTGGCGCGGAGACGGGTGGCGCGGAGACGGGTGGCTCGGAAAACCATTCGACGCCGGACGGGCCGTCGGCCATGATCAGTGGCATGTTCCGGTACGCCTTCCTCCTCGCAGCATCCGCAGTCGCGGATGCGCCGAAGGCTGCCGTCCCGATCCTCGTGGCCGCTGTCGACGGCGCCCGAAGCTGACCCTCTCCGGACTGTCCGGCGGACCCCGCAAGGGGAGGGTCGGCGAGTTCCCGGGGTCCGGCGATCTTCCTCACGACAGCAGAGACTTCGAGGTACACCCATGTCCAAAACGGCATTCGTGCGCACCAAACCGCATCTGAACATCGGCACCATGGGCCACGTCGACCACGGCAAGACCACCCTGACCGCCGCCATCACCAAGGTGCTGGCCGAGCGCGGCACCGGCACCTTCGTGCCGTTCGACCGCATCGACCGCGCCCCGGAGGAGGCCGCCCGCGGCATCACCATCAACATCGCGCACGTCGAGTACGAGACCGACACCCGGCACTACGCCCACGTCGACATGCCGGGCCACGCCGACTACGTGAAGAACATGGTCACCGGCGCCGCCCAGCTCGACGGAGCGATCCTCGTCGTCTCCGCGCTGGACGGGATCATGCCGCAGACCGCGGAACACGTGCTGCTCGCCCGGCAGGTGGGCGTCGACCACATCGTCGTCGCGCTCAACAAGGCCGACGCGGGCGACGAGGAGCTGACGGACCTCGTCGAGCTGGAGGTCCGCGACCTGCTCACCCAGCAGGGCTATCCGGGCGAGGCGGTCCCTGTCGTACGGGTCTCCGGGCTGAAGGCCCTGGAGGGCGACCCGCGCTGGACCGCGTCGATCGACGCGCTGCTCGACGCGGTCGACACGTACGTGCCGATGCCCGAGCGGTACCTGGACGCGCCGTTCCTGCTCCCGGTGGAGAACGTGCTCACCATCACCGGGCGGGGCACGGTCGTCACCGGCGCCGTGGAGCGCGGCAGGCTCCGCCCGGGGGACCGGGTGGAGGTGCTCGGCGCCGGGCTGGAGAGCGTGGTCACCGGCCTGGAGACCTTCGGCAAGCCGATGGACGAGGCGCAGGCCGGCGACAACGTGGCCGTGCTGCTGCGGGGCGTGCCGCGGGACGCGGTCCGTCGCGGGCACGTCGTGGCGGCGCCGGGGAGCGTGGTGCCGGCCCGGCGGTTCTCGGCGCGGGTGTATGTGCTGGGGGCCTCTGAGGGCGGTCGTACGACGCCGGTGTCGACCGGCTACCGGCCGCAGTTCTACATCCGTACGGCGGATGTGGTGGGGGACGTCGACCTCGGCGAGGTGGCCGTGGCCCGGCCTGGCGAGACGGTCGAGATGAGGGTCGAGCTGGGGCGGGAGGTGCCGCTGGAGCCGGGGCTGGGGTTCGCGATCCGTGAGGGGGGTCGGACGGTCGGTGCGGGGACGATCACCTCTGTGGGTTGACGGTCACCTCCGGCCGTGAGTGGTTCAGGTGCGTGGGGGACTGCGGGCCGGCTGTGGCTGGTCGCGCAGTTCCCCGCGCCCCTTGGGTGGGCTTGTGTGCCCGGCGTTCGAACGGCTCGGCTTGGTCGTGGCACAGCTACGGCGGGCGGGACAATGAGGGCGTGAGTGGAGCCAATGCTGTCGGTCGTGCCGTTGATGGTGGGTTTGCCAAGTTGATGCCCGATGTGGATCGGGAGCGGGCGTGGCTGTTGACTGTGGACGGGGCGCCGCAGTCGTATGTCGATCTCGACGACCCGACGCATCTGGAGTTCGAGTACGCGCGGCGGCTCGGGCATGTGCTGGACGGTCTGGACGGGCCCGGGCGGCCGCTGGACGTGCTGCACCTGGGTGGGGGAGCGCTCACGCTGCCGCGGTACGTGGCCGCCACCCGGCCCGGCTCCCGGCAGGACGTCGTCGAGGCCGACCACGCCCTGCTGGACCTGGTCGCCGAGCACCTGCCGCTGCCGCCGGGTTCGGACGTCGCGCTGCACGCGGCGGACGCCCGGGCCTGGCTGGAGTCCGCGCCCGACGACTCCGCCGACGTGCTGATCGCCGACGTCTTCGGCGGCTCACGCGTCCCCGCGCACCTGACCTCGCTCGCCTACGCCCGCGAGGCCGAGCGGGTCCTGCGCCCCGGGGGCGTCTATCTGGCCAACCTGGCGGACTCGGCGCCGTTCGCCTTCCTGCGCTCCCAACTCGCCAACCTCGCCGCCGTGTTCGACGAGCTGGTGTTGATCGCGGAGCCCGGAGTGCTGCGCGGCCGACGGTTCGGCAACGCGGTGCTCGCCGCGTCCCACCGGCCTCTCGACACCGCCGTGCTGGCCCGCCGTACCGCCTCCGACGTCTTCCCCGCCCGCGTCGAACACGGCGAGACACTGCGGGAGTTCATCGGCTCGGCCCGGACCGTCGGGGACGCCGACGCCGTCCCGTCACCCGAGCCGCCCGACGGGGCGTTCGGCATCGGATGACGGGCCGGCCCCGGCGACCGGGTCAGCTGGCCGTGGGGTCGCCGTGGAGGCGCACGGTGCTGAGGATCGTCATGATCGTCTTGGTGTCGACTTCCTTGTCCACGCCCTTGGCACCGTAGAAGTTCCACGACACGATGTCGCCGGCCGAGTTCTTGAAGCCGAAGGTGAGCGCCTTGCCGTCGCTCGCGCACTTGCCCTTCTGCGGGGTGTGGCTCGACCGCGCCCAGGCGTAGGCGCCCTTCACGCCGGACTTCGTCGTGTAGTCCTTGGCCTTCTTGTCGTAGGTGATGCTCTTCTTGTCCGGCTGCGTGTAACCGCCGTACACCCACCACGGAACCTCGCGGACGGCCGCGTCGCCGGGGGTCTTCGCGCCGCTCTCGCCCTTCGTGCCGACCGCGGCCAGGGCCGTGTCCTCGGTCCTGCCGTCCTTGTCGCTGTCGGTGGTGCACCACTTCGGCATGAGCTGGGCCGGCGCGGACATCATGACGAGCGGCTTGCCGTCGTCGGACTTGTCGTCGGAGAAGCCGATGGAGGTGCCCGGCGTCTCCACCTCCCAGTCGGCGGGGACGTCGAACGCGGTGCCCCAGCGCGGGTTCACGACGACCTTCCAGCCCGGAATGGTGGGCTTCTCGGTCTCGTTGCCGCGCGGGTTGTCCCCCGAGCCGGTTGCGGTCGCCGTCGGCTTGGGCTTCGGCTTGGGCGCCTGGCTCGACTGCTGATTGTCCTTGCCGCTGTCGGCCTCGTCGTGCTTGGAGCCGCCGAGGACCAGATATCCGGTCACACCGGCGGCCACGACCACGGCCGTGGCCGCGATGATCGCGATCAGCTTGGTACGGCCGCCACCGCCTCCGCCCTGGGGCGGCTGCGGCGCCTGCGGGGCGCCGACCGGCGCGGCCGGTCCCCACTGCTGCTGCCCGTAGGGCTGCTGCGGCTGCTGCTGGTAGCCGGGC
Coding sequences within it:
- a CDS encoding restriction endonuclease; the encoded protein is MSRRSSGLVGVWAEMQRQQQRQIEAEARRRRQQEQQARAHQRQAAQSHRDYRQAEARRRTEELEARVATLQGLLASGCRAPAFRASALMRPEQLQPFAPGPLAQPVPMPDFQRYQTQSGWSVGRRAQAEARARFERDWQDAQAAEAHRQRQLASYQREYQQWADAQLADVRRHNAGIVAITDGVRRRDPDSVVEYFSAALYASTAWPDGFPRRVAAAYDAPARQLVLDWELPAYDVVPEVKSVRYMPGLDQDKETARPVGQRRALYRGVLAQCVLLVLHELFAADDAGALESVTLNGFVDGHDPTTGRPGHIVLATVMVSRASFRDLHLAQVDAAGCLSDALRGQLSARPDQLTAVRPGRRPEDVGNRAAAHGGDEEPDLYDMDPIAFENLVAALFEAMGMRAVTTTRSNDGGVDVKALDPAPIRGGEIVVQVKRYRNTVPPTAVRDLYGTVQHAGANKGVLVTTSGFGPGSHTFANGKPLELVSGPELVDLLHRHGLRGRLGEGRSHPSAPPSAPGPGARLPTDHNVLGMLWTGGVALDVCALVCHGNRVLSDDHFVFFNNPGTPDGSVHALPATAPDRAALGVSFDALPPEADRFVLVAAVDPEVDPDADLSGFTDAQIRLLDPGMTELSRLDVSDGRPHETALVLGSFRRRPNGDWDFVLGGKGYAGGLAELVRDYGVEVE
- a CDS encoding SDR family oxidoreductase, which translates into the protein MTRPVTVVTGGSRGIGAATCRRLAADGHDLVLGYVRAAEAAESVARQVREAGARCETVHGDTSVEADVERLFEVAETRLGPVTGLVNNAAVTGPLGRLADTSTDVLRRVVDVNLMGTLLCSRRAARSMTEGGAIVNVSSGAATLGSPGEYVHYAATKAAVDALTVGLAKELGPDGVRVNAVAPGVVDTEMHAEMGDPDRAHRMAAAVPLRRPGRAEEIAAAIAWLLSPEASYTTGAVLRVAGGR
- a CDS encoding helix-turn-helix domain-containing protein, whose translation is MAAQKDPRPCSIADALALVGEKYSLLVLREVCLGNGRFDQLVRNTGAPRDVLATRLRRLTDAGILTKRAYSERPQRYEYRPTRAGLELEPVLMTLMAWGDRHLRTAADRPMVIEHVCGHELMPAVTCSACGENVRHEDLTAHPQAPGWTVSGPVTAPACT
- a CDS encoding thiolase family protein, whose translation is MRDAVVVEAVRTPIGKGKPTGSLAHVHPVRLLAHALRSLVERSGVDPALIDDVIGGTVDQVGEQAMNTTRYALLSAGFPETVPATTVDRQCGSSQQAVHFAAQGVMSGAYDLVVACGVESMSRVPMWSNVTHGSDPFGPGIAERYPEGLVPQGISAELIAAKWSLTRARMDEFAATSHHKAAAAWEAGLFDAQVAPLDGVSRDECVRPGTTPEILAGLKPAYHDPGFAERFPQIEWNITAGNASPVNDGASAVLITSSDTAARLGLRPLARLHSFAVTGSDPLLMLTGVVPATEKVLRRAGLTLDDIDLFEVNEAFAAVVLAWQQETGADLARLNVHGGAIALGHPLGASGTRLTTTLVHAMRERGARYALQTMCEAGGLANALILEGV
- a CDS encoding VTT domain-containing protein, producing MLDAPNRSGGTATASPRATATQPAGALPPALAVRCTRALMSPYARLTLLLTLLAGAGVCVLLFEPQRLLTHGWPPQLSGAAAALVFAVAYGLCTVAFVPRPLLNLAAGALFGSQLGLGTALAGTVLGAGVAFGLGRVLGQDALRPLLRGRWLRAADGQLSRHGFRSMLAVRLFPGVPFCAANYCAAVSRMGWLPFLVATGLGSIPNTAAYAVAGARASAPTSPAFLIALACIAVPALSGVVVAWRKRHHLRDR
- a CDS encoding DNA alkylation repair protein, which gives rise to MTVTGAAPPTVPHSVLADTVVPRVADVYAAAADPGRAGAMRAYMKDVAPFLGIPTPARRALTRTVLAGTPRPGEADCTAIALRCWALPEREYHYFAVDYLRRHVPRCSSDFLPVARHLVTTVPWWDTVDLLAAHVVGPLVTADPALAAVMDTWITDDDLWLVRTALLHQLRHKQRTDTERLFAYCLLQSGHPDFFVRKAIGWSLREYAKSDPEAVRGFLARERGRFAPLTVREALKNIGA
- the tuf gene encoding elongation factor Tu, yielding MSKTAFVRTKPHLNIGTMGHVDHGKTTLTAAITKVLAERGTGTFVPFDRIDRAPEEAARGITINIAHVEYETDTRHYAHVDMPGHADYVKNMVTGAAQLDGAILVVSALDGIMPQTAEHVLLARQVGVDHIVVALNKADAGDEELTDLVELEVRDLLTQQGYPGEAVPVVRVSGLKALEGDPRWTASIDALLDAVDTYVPMPERYLDAPFLLPVENVLTITGRGTVVTGAVERGRLRPGDRVEVLGAGLESVVTGLETFGKPMDEAQAGDNVAVLLRGVPRDAVRRGHVVAAPGSVVPARRFSARVYVLGASEGGRTTPVSTGYRPQFYIRTADVVGDVDLGEVAVARPGETVEMRVELGREVPLEPGLGFAIREGGRTVGAGTITSVG
- a CDS encoding fused MFS/spermidine synthase, which translates into the protein MPDVDRERAWLLTVDGAPQSYVDLDDPTHLEFEYARRLGHVLDGLDGPGRPLDVLHLGGGALTLPRYVAATRPGSRQDVVEADHALLDLVAEHLPLPPGSDVALHAADARAWLESAPDDSADVLIADVFGGSRVPAHLTSLAYAREAERVLRPGGVYLANLADSAPFAFLRSQLANLAAVFDELVLIAEPGVLRGRRFGNAVLAASHRPLDTAVLARRTASDVFPARVEHGETLREFIGSARTVGDADAVPSPEPPDGAFGIG